DNA from Elaeis guineensis isolate ETL-2024a chromosome 2, EG11, whole genome shotgun sequence:
CTGTAAAAATTCCAAGGAGTGGATAATTCACCGGGTGTGTCTGATGGTAGTAATACAGAGGGCATAACACTGGAACAAAAATAAGATATATATCCCTCAAGTATATGCCAGAAATTTTCAAGAAaatcgagaaaaaaaaaatctataaacccATATGATTctacaaatttcaagaaattaaggaaagaagaaaaggaaaagaaggggAGTACCAATGAAGGGGAGAATGATAACAAAGATGTAGAGGCCGAGGCTGGCGCCAGACGAGACAAAGAAGGGAGATTGGGCGAACAGTGATGACGATGGCAGCGACAGCGAGTGCGGCGTAGATGGacgcggcagcagaggggagTGGCGGACGGCGGTGCGGCGTTGACGGCGGGTGCGGTGCCGGCGGCGAAGAATCGGCGGAGATGGAGATGGAGGAATGGGTGGGAGGGGGCGGCggcagatagattagggcacgggagaaTGGGGGTATTAATCGAACCTAACGATgctttttagcatcgttaaaTAATGACACAAAAAAGCGTCGGCATTTTTTGTATTTAACGACGTTTTTACTATAAGCGTCGGTATTgaaaatgatgaaattttatgacgcttttaagcgtcgttgaaTCACGACGccttttaaaagcgtcggcaggtcagcgcaattTAGAAGCATCGGCAAAAAATGATCGGCAACCCCCCCTTTTGCTGTAGTGTGCTTCTCTGACATCCACAAGTTCACAGCGTCCGCCGCCGTATAGTCCGCCCCGCTGCCGCCGAAGAGGTTCTCACCGTAGGATCCATCGGAGTGGACGAGCTGGCAGTCGCCACTACGCTGGTTGGCATAGTCCTGGGCATAGGCTGCCACAGAGTCGTTCCACGACACCGGGCCAACACCGACGGCGGCCCGAGCGGAGTTATGGGGGCTCACGAAGTCTTCGGGGGAGTTTTGGGCGATGGCGGTGTGGATCATGCCTAGAGACACCGCAATGGCAAAAACGAATGGAAGGTTTGAGGAGCTCATGGTTTTACCTCTCTATTTTGCTTTTTGCGCTTTGGAAATCTTGAATGTTGTTTTTGATCGGAGAAATCCTTGTGGCGGGGATATTTATAATGGGTACGGTTGTAGAAGTCTTGGGTTGGCTTCGAAAGTCAACGCTTTGGATTATTCAAAGTCTTTCACTCTCCAGAGCACATGCCTGTGTTTGTGGAAAGGTGAAGAGATAAGGTCACGGGGCTTATTTGCAGATACCCGGGCTaaagatttttttccttttttctctaaAGTGGTTGCCCATGTCAGCATGGACAcacccaaaaaaaaatcaaacaataaAATATCTTTAAACATCATCGGGGTCGACATCCAATCCATCCATAAGTCTTCAACGGAGTACTTAGCCACACAAAAGAGACAATCCAATCAGACTAGAAGTTTAAAGTAAAAAGCCACCCATTATTCATCTATCATTTGTAAGAACATATGATATATATGGCTTGCAAACAAAGGAAAATTTTGAATAGTTGCACCATatcttagcaaaaaaaaaaaaaaatggttgcACAATATTCAAGAGTCCCTTAGTTAGCATAATGCTCTATGATTTTTAGGCAGCATAATTCTTACTGataacaaaaattttttactagTTGCAAAATATGCATAAATTCCTTAACATGACAATCCATAATTCTTGGACTATATAATTCtcgttaataaaaaaaaaatttgaattgttCCACAATATGCAAGAATCTTTTAATGTGATGTTCCATGATTCTTGATCCACATAATTGGTAAGGAATAATTCTCACCAATATCATAGACCTTAATTTAACCACTACTATTAGTTTGCTTCTATATATGGCTCGTCAGTCATAATTTATACCATCAGAAAAACTTTAGAGGCTACTTGGATGCACAACTATCCTTCCATCTGGAGTCTTCCATCCGCTAGATAAGAAACTGCTGGCATTACTCCTCCATTATACAACTTCAACAGACTTAGGATATGCAAAccgttattttctaacaacataAGTGCACCTCCGTGGTCCCTAGGGGGAAAGAGTAGTGCGTGCTTTTCAGACGACAAATATCCATCTTCatctataaatttttaaacttttgaGATCCTCTAAGTAAGTGAACACTTATTTTGCATGCCATCTCTCAGAGACGGACTCCATATGCACTAGATTTATCTCTCCCACAAACTCGGAGCTCGTCTCGAAACCCATCAATACATCCCAAGTACCATGCAGAGTTCATCAGACCTCCACACTTTATCTCTCCGTCTACACTCTTTTTCACCTAATACTCAACTCCACATGTCACTAAACTCTCTTTGAAAGCTCAAACCTCTTCCGTTTGATTCTGTAGGagattgacttaagcatcggacgaTTCACCATTAAGAATCCCCACCTCAGCATGAGATTTTTTTCTATCTTCAGTGGTTTTGCAGGGTTTGATCCATGGATTCGCTTGAGGACCAAAGCTCAGTTCGCATACTTCTGGAAGGTTTGATCAACTCTCTAGAGACTACTTCATCCCTTCTCTCTGGTTCCAACTCAGAGGCCTAAGCTAGGTCATCTTTCTGATGGCAACAAATTGGCACTAGAAGGAGAGTTCGATCTATATTTGTGGTCTTGAGTTTTTTTCTCCCCATTAACTGAGTATAAAGAACAAAAAGGCCATGCCAACCATATCTGCCACCTTCTAAAGGGACCAACGGAACCCGCTGACTCCGATCAGGGTCACCAAGATCTTAGCATTTTGGAGGTATCGACCAGCTCGATTGTCACCTTCGAACAATTCAGCAGCTCTTGCTGTAGTCCAAGTGCTCACTACCATGGTGCAAAGCTTACAACAACTGACTCATCCACCTGCTCCCGCACCGAATGATCGCCTAGCACCAACACACCAAGAGCTCGCTCTTTTGTCCAGGAGCTTATAACGGAGTAGCCAATCTCACCCTATCAGCTTAGAAGGAGTACCCCGAATCGCTCGATCTATCCATCAGAGTCTTGAGCGAGTTTCACTCCATCATTGATCTTGCCTTTCAGATAGGGAGCGAGCTAAGGAGCACAAACCTGCTCCTCCCTTTCCTCTTTCACCTACTTCTTCCTTGCAAGACTCATCTGCGAGTGGATCTGCAAGCCGCCAACCTTAGAAGTAGGATCAACTAGCATGATGAGTTAGATTGAAAGATCTAACAGGTGGACCCATATTaatgatagatagatagatagacatATGCATACTTCCACAAAAGAGATCTATAATTGGATCTTC
Protein-coding regions in this window:
- the LOC105061570 gene encoding pathogenesis-related protein PRB1-3-like, yielding MSSSNLPFVFAIAVSLGMIHTAIAQNSPEDFVSPHNSARAAVGVGPVSWNDSVAAYAQDYANQRSGDCQLVHSDGSYGENLFGGSGADYTAADAVNLWMSEKQYHDYNSNMCADVQVCGHYTQVVWRDSTNIGCARVVCDNGGIFITCNYYPPGNFVGQRPY